In Spiroplasma sp. SV19, one DNA window encodes the following:
- a CDS encoding 3-dehydro-L-gulonate-6-phosphate decarboxylase: MQKPLLQIALDCLTLEEAMTTLTMVGDIVDVIEVGTILLCAEGKRAITAIKECYPNKIVLTDGKIADAGKILGEMLFTAKADIITVICCADLATIKNVVTLAKTAKKDMQIELTGQWDFEQAKSWRAVGVEQVVYHRSRDAQAAGSQWGAADFDKITQLVALGFKVTLTGGVEITDLALFTAFPIYIVIAGRAIRDAADPREAALSFQQQLQTKWQ; encoded by the coding sequence GTGCAAAAACCATTATTGCAAATTGCCTTAGATTGTTTAACCTTAGAAGAGGCAATGACCACTCTTACAATGGTCGGAGATATTGTTGATGTAATTGAAGTGGGAACTATTTTATTATGTGCTGAAGGAAAACGCGCAATAACAGCAATTAAAGAATGTTATCCCAACAAAATTGTTTTAACCGATGGAAAAATTGCTGATGCAGGAAAAATTTTAGGGGAAATGCTTTTCACGGCGAAAGCAGATATTATTACCGTAATTTGCTGTGCTGATCTTGCTACGATTAAAAATGTTGTAACACTAGCAAAAACAGCTAAAAAAGATATGCAAATTGAATTAACAGGGCAATGGGATTTTGAACAAGCGAAATCTTGACGAGCAGTTGGGGTTGAACAAGTTGTTTATCATCGTTCACGTGATGCGCAAGCAGCCGGAAGTCAGTGAGGAGCTGCTGATTTTGATAAGATTACCCAGTTAGTTGCTTTAGGTTTTAAAGTTACTCTTACTGGAGGAGTTGAAATTACAGATTTAGCATTATTTACTGCCTTTCCAATTTATATTGTTATTGCTGGTCGGGCAATTCGAGATGCAGCAGATCCTCGTGAAGCAGCTTTAAGTTTTCAACAACAGTTGCAAACGAAATGACAATAA
- a CDS encoding PTS sugar transporter subunit IIA, with protein sequence MSHNNVDFLTSLQENNSICLQQTAQTWEEAVYKCFLPLQKSQAVTAAYADHVIANTKEMGPYYIIAPKLAMPHARPEDGVLKNSFSLISLQQPVKFSNNQEVELLIGFAAVDADTHLSIALPQIVAIFEKQTIIEQIIAAKSVTEVLKIIKTIDYMKYVR encoded by the coding sequence ATGTCTCATAATAATGTTGATTTTCTAACCTCATTGCAAGAAAATAATTCAATTTGTTTACAGCAAACTGCTCAAACCTGAGAAGAGGCTGTTTATAAATGTTTTCTGCCTTTACAAAAAAGTCAGGCTGTAACAGCAGCATATGCAGATCATGTCATTGCGAATACAAAGGAAATGGGACCATATTATATTATTGCGCCCAAATTAGCAATGCCGCATGCTCGTCCTGAAGATGGAGTGTTAAAGAATTCGTTTAGTTTAATTTCGCTTCAACAACCAGTAAAATTTTCAAATAATCAAGAAGTTGAATTATTAATTGGTTTTGCGGCAGTTGATGCGGACACCCATCTAAGTATTGCCTTGCCACAAATTGTCGCAATTTTTGAAAAGCAAACTATTATTGAGCAAATCATTGCAGCTAAAAGTGTGACAGAAGTATTAAAAATTATTAAAACAATTGACTATATGAAGTATGTTCGTTAA
- a CDS encoding PTS sugar transporter subunit IIB, translated as MIKILCACGNGMGSSMIIKIKVEQVLTELGIEGTVETASVSEAKGIGNNFDIVLCSTYLQDDLDELSSTVIGLENLLDEVAIKESLAKNLKPNVS; from the coding sequence ATGATAAAAATTTTATGTGCTTGTGGAAACGGAATGGGTTCATCAATGATTATTAAAATAAAAGTTGAACAAGTTTTAACAGAGTTAGGAATTGAAGGAACTGTGGAAACAGCCTCGGTTAGTGAAGCCAAAGGAATTGGCAATAACTTTGATATTGTTTTATGCTCAACTTATTTACAAGATGACTTAGACGAATTATCATCAACAGTTATTGGGTTAGAAAATTTATTAGATGAAGTAGCAATCAAAGAATCGTTAGCAAAGAACTTAAAACCTAATGTCTCATAA
- a CDS encoding PTS transporter subunit IIC has product MNQFLGKFWLIQILGLSLEIVASLQILMLGARMFVVELQKSFIGISKKLIPGAVVAIDIAGTFAFGEKSVVFGFLAGAIGNFLGIALIIILGQVANFNAFNVVIMVGFIPMFFDNGAIGLYANASGGWKACLTLPFLSGIIMVFGALLAVKMTGGIFQTGYIGMWDWNILWAAVFMLINISGVDVAPYMVIVIVLVFLLIAQLTTTSSEQVPPLKRWLTRQFSFRKQTIEIKKPLKEN; this is encoded by the coding sequence ATGAATCAATTTTTAGGGAAATTTTGATTAATTCAAATTTTAGGATTATCCTTAGAAATTGTGGCCTCATTGCAAATTTTAATGTTAGGAGCTAGAATGTTTGTTGTTGAATTACAAAAGTCATTTATTGGAATTAGTAAAAAATTAATTCCTGGTGCGGTAGTTGCAATTGATATTGCTGGTACTTTTGCTTTTGGTGAAAAATCTGTTGTCTTTGGTTTCTTAGCAGGAGCAATTGGAAATTTCTTGGGGATTGCCTTGATTATTATTTTGGGGCAAGTTGCTAATTTTAATGCATTTAATGTTGTTATTATGGTTGGATTTATTCCAATGTTCTTTGACAATGGAGCAATTGGTTTATATGCTAATGCTAGTGGGGGTTGAAAAGCTTGTTTAACCCTACCGTTTTTGTCGGGAATTATTATGGTTTTTGGGGCGCTTCTTGCTGTCAAAATGACTGGGGGGATTTTTCAAACTGGTTATATTGGAATGTGAGATTGAAATATCTTATGAGCAGCAGTTTTTATGTTAATTAATATTAGTGGTGTTGATGTTGCCCCTTATATGGTAATAGTTATTGTTTTGGTTTTCTTGTTAATTGCACAATTAACAACAACTAGTTCTGAACAAGTACCGCCATTAAAACGATGATTAACAAGACAATTTTCGTTTCGTAAACAGACAATTGAAATAAAAAAACCGTTAAAAGAAAATTAA
- a CDS encoding PTS transporter subunit IIC yields MSKKDKTKVTPPDNKNDLDDDLAGIKHLQKPKKRLWSATLITWIIIGLAVICFIAVALGTGHPIWLKWVFYDALVNNILAVPSILIGIITFLGYLLQKKKWYDALSGSLKAIIGYLILQIGAYILTGISKPLMVAFGAEIGSSAILLDPYMGWTQANAMLGTLVSMVSYIVLIGLFVNIVLVMFKRITNVRSINVTGHIMFQQAATLTVVLYLMMFSKIIDSSSRQIVTIIIGGILMGLYWGVFSNLAYAPSEKVTKNAGFTVGHQQMLGVWVAYQSGKLFARKGKEIRSAEEMKLPKGLKIFHDNIFSSSILMLIFFGTLFIILYATNQTAFNTLVTNSIGGGDESIFREILINSNFRIILRNCGLIANFNVRS; encoded by the coding sequence ATGTCAAAAAAAGATAAAACAAAGGTAACACCACCAGATAATAAAAATGACCTTGATGATGATTTAGCGGGGATTAAACATCTTCAAAAACCAAAAAAACGCTTATGATCAGCAACTTTGATTACATGAATTATTATTGGTTTAGCGGTTATTTGTTTTATTGCTGTCGCATTGGGGACTGGTCATCCGATTTGATTAAAGTGAGTTTTTTATGATGCTTTAGTTAATAATATTTTAGCCGTTCCATCAATCTTAATTGGGATTATTACTTTTCTTGGTTACTTATTACAAAAGAAAAAATGATATGATGCTTTATCGGGTAGTTTGAAAGCAATCATTGGGTATTTAATTTTACAAATTGGAGCTTATATTTTAACGGGAATATCAAAACCGTTAATGGTTGCCTTTGGAGCTGAAATTGGTTCATCAGCAATATTATTAGATCCTTATATGGGATGAACACAAGCCAATGCAATGTTAGGAACATTAGTATCAATGGTAAGTTATATTGTTTTAATTGGCTTATTTGTCAATATTGTTTTAGTAATGTTCAAACGAATTACTAATGTTCGGTCAATTAATGTTACAGGACATATTATGTTTCAACAAGCAGCCACATTAACTGTTGTGTTATATTTAATGATGTTTAGCAAAATTATTGATTCATCTAGTCGTCAAATTGTCACAATTATTATTGGTGGCATTTTGATGGGATTATACTGAGGAGTATTTTCTAATTTAGCATATGCTCCAAGTGAGAAAGTAACAAAAAATGCTGGTTTTACTGTTGGACATCAACAAATGCTTGGGGTTTGAGTTGCATATCAGAGTGGAAAATTATTTGCTCGCAAAGGAAAAGAAATTCGTTCCGCTGAAGAAATGAAATTACCAAAAGGGTTAAAAATATTCCATGATAATATCTTTTCTTCATCTATTTTAATGTTAATCTTTTTTGGAACATTATTTATTATTTTATATGCAACTAATCAAACAGCTTTTAACACATTAGTTACTAATTCAATTGGGGGGGGGGATGAATCAATTTTTAGGGAAATTTTGATTAATTCAAATTTTAGGATTATCCTTAGAAATTGTGGCCTCATTGCAAATTTTAATGTTAGGAGCTAG